Sequence from the Nitrospinaceae bacterium genome:
GAAACAAATATAAAAAATGCCGAAGAAAAAGCGATTTTGCCATCCCCACCACGGTTCGTGGAATGCTCATGACCCTCACCGGAAGCCTGCTATCTTTTACCGGCATCACGATGTTTTTTCTTTATATTCAATGAGGTTCTCCACACGAGTCCTATTTCTTCATCCCCACGCAAAAGTTTTCACAATCAAAAGGGCCAGAACCCCTGCTTCTTATCCGTGAGCAGAGTGGCGACAGGTTCTTTTTCGAACATCACCGGATAGTGACGCAAGGTGACGAGATACCCGTCCTTAGGCGAGCAATATTCCTCAAGGGTTTCCCCGGAATAAATCTCCCTCAATTCCCCAAGCTTTTGTCCCTGTTTTAGAAAACTTCCTACAGAAACTTCTGGAATGAACATTCCAGCGTGGGATGAAACGATACGATGCTGGCCGTTCACCGGATAAATTTGCAGCTCGGTTTTATCCTTCTTTTTTTGCGTAAATGAAAGGACGCCCGTATGGATCATTAATTCCACGAGACCGCCAAACAGGGAATCTCCCAATGCCCGGTCTAAAGCGCCGGGTTTTCCGGCAGAGAGAATGAGGGCGTGGACGTTGTTTTCCAGCCAGTGAGAAAACAGACTCACCTTGAACGTTGGCGTCTGAGAAAGTTCCTGGACCACCTCCAATCCCAGGCATTCCGCCATCCTTTTAGTGGGGCGGTCGGGATCGTATAATTGTATGTGGGGTGCGTCATCATAATGATGATGCGCCGTTTTGAGCACAATGGCATGTGTGGAATCCGCCGTGTGAGTGAAGAGGGATCGGGTGATCTGTTCTGCGACCTCCCCCTTTTCGTTTCCGGGAAAAGCCAGGTCGAGATCCAGATCGTCAAACGACCACAACCTTTCGCCCGACTGCACCGCATGGATGTTGACCACCGGAAATATTTGCACTCTTCCCGTTAATTTGAAACCGGGTTCCTTGTTGGCTGCGACCCCATCCAAAAAGCGGGTCAGGAGGGAATTGATATAAAGTCCGTTGACCTGATCGCCGTGCATACCGCTGACGATGGAAAGGATGCTGTCCGGGGATGCACCGCTTTCCCAGGAATTTTTACAAAGCGAAACCGTGCCGCCAAAGGGAGACGAAATGGACAAAAGAGTTTCTTTCACTTAGGACCGGCTTCTTTCAATGCGATTCGGGCCAGCGGCGACCCTTGATAGGTCACCGGTTGTTCCCGCAGGGTGAACAGCATGCCCTCTGCAGGAGAGGTTACGATTTCAAGCGTTCTCCCTTGCACCGCATCGATGATCTTTCCAAGCGGATCCCCCTTGTTTACCTGATCCCCCAAAGAAACGTCGCTGATGAACAATCCGGAATGGCTGGTCTGGACCAAAGCCACCTGTTTAGGATTGACCAGTAAAGGGGGTTTCACCTGGGGCGCGGGGCTCGTAGACTTGAGGACGCCCGTTTTCCGTAGCAGGTTCATCATTCCCATCAAAATCTGCCCGCAATGGTTTTGGTGAATGCGGAGGCAGATACCCGTTTCGACGACCAGGGTGGGAGTTTTTCTGCGATTGAGGTTATAGCCCAGCGTCGATTCGAAGACCGGAGCCGAGGGATGCACCCAGATCAGGTCCGTGTTACACAGTTCGGCAAGCGGGATGAGCTTTTTATCAAACTCCTCAATGATGCGGATTTGCGGAAGTTCGTTGAGGTGCAGATTGCTGGCATGAATATCAACAACGATGTCTGAAGAAGCTTGCAATTCATCGAGCAGTGTCTGGGCAAACCCTGTTGTCAAAGAACCATTGCCGTCTCCCCCCATTTGCCGGTTCAGGTCACTTTGAAAGAAAGGCCAGAGCCTGGAGGTGCTTCTCAGCGCCTCAGGGTTCACAGCGGGGTAAACATGGACTTCGCCTTGAAACGCTTCGGGTTGAGTGTCCTTTAGATGTTGAAGGGTTTCGATGATCTGGTGGCAGAGGTACACCCCTTCCAGTTCGTCACCGTGCAGGCCCGCCACAAAGGAAATGCGTTTGACGGGTTTTTCCCGTGCGGCGCTGAAAGTCTGTTTGATAATCTCCACAGGTCCGCCCAGCGGACTTTTATATGATACGATGGTTTGTGTTTTCAATCCCTTGGTCTTTGTTGTGCGGTCGCGGGACGACGGGGTTGTCCCTCCGTCGATTTTATATTGCCTGCGGGTCGTTCTTCTTTTTGACCTGGATTTTTAAGGCGTCGATTTTTCGTTTGAGCGTGTTGCGGTTGATCCCCAGTGCCTTTGCCGTGGGTACCTGCTTGCCGGAATAATGGTCCAGAAGAATTTCGAACAGATGTTTTTCCATCGATTGAACCAGACGGTCGTGCAGGTTGTCTTTTTCTTTCCATTGATTCTCGGACAGGTAATCCAGAATCAGTTGGTTTAACTTTTCCCCCCATAGATCGTTTGCAGAAGCGGTTTCTTTTTGCTCGTTCGCCAGATGATCGGGAAGGTGGTCCGGCAAAATAGGGCCGGAAAGGGCCAGGACCACAGCCCGTTTGATCACGTTTTCCAACTCACGAATATTTCCCCGCCAGGAATAACCGGCAATCAGGCGTTCTGTCTCGGGCGAAAGATAAACTTTCCCCCGGGCCAGGCTGGATGAGAACTTGGTTAAAAAATGATTGGCCAATAAGGGCACATCTTCCAATCGCTCCCTTAAAGGCGGCATGTGGATGTGGGTGACGTTGAGACGATGATACAGGTCTTCCCGGAACCCTTTGCGCTCCATCAGCGCTTCCAGATCTTGGTTGGTGGCCGCGAGAATGCGAACATCCACGCGGACCGGTTCTTTTCCGCCGACCCGGTAAAATTCATGATCCTGCAAGGCACGTAAAATTTTTGCCTGCAGGGACAACTCCATGTCGCCGATTTCATCGAGGAATAGAGTGCCGTTGTTGGCCAGCTCAAATTTTCCATGTTTGAGTTCCCCGGCACCGGTGAAGGCGCCTTTTTCATGGCCAAACAATTCCGATTCCAGCAATTCCCTTGAAATCGCCGCGCAGTTGATACAGATGAAAGGTCGTTTGTTTCTTTTGGAATAATAGTGCAGGGCTCTCGCAACCATTTCTTTTCCGGTGCCGCTCTCTCCGGTAATGAGAACCGGGAGATCGGTTTCCGCCAACTGGCCGATGGCTTTAAAGACCGGTTGCATTTTTTTACTTTTGCCGATGATGGCATCCACCGTAAAATCGGCGGTCTCCTTTTCAGGCAGGGTTGCGGGCGGCGCCTGAATGCTTTCGCTGATCACGGCCTTGTCTACGAGGGCATAAATTTCGTCGAAGTCGAAGGGCTTGCTGATGTAGTCGGTGGCTCCCTTGCGCATCGCTTCGATGGTGTTATTCATCGTGTCCTGTGCGGTCATAACGACGACTCTGAGATCCTGTTTGGTTTCCTTGACCCGCTCCAGTAACTCCAGTCCCGTCAGACCCTCCATAAAGATATCCGTAAACACCACCAGATAGTCATTGTTTTGGATTTTATCGAGTGCCTGCTCGCCGCTGGGCACAGTGTCCACCTGGAAATCTCTTTTCTCCAGAGCTTTTTTGAACACCCAGCGGATGTTTTCCTCATCATCGACAATTAAAATTTTATAGGGTTTGTCCATAATCGCGTATTTTATCACCTTTGCCGGACAGGAAGAAATACCTGGACGGTGGTTCCGAGGCCTTCTTCGGTCGTGATTTTGATCTTTCCGCCATGGTTTTCAACGATCTTAAGGGAAATGGGAAGTCCCAGTCCACTGCCTTTGTTTTTGGTGGTGAACAGGGGCGTGAAGAGGTTTTTCATGGCGGTTTCGTTGATTCCTGTCCCTGAATCGATGATCTCCACCACGATGCTTTGACCGGGAGTGGCATCGGGAGAGGGCTTGATGGCGTAACCGGTGCTGACCCGGGTGATCAACTGGATTTTTCCTTTTTCGGATGAGGCTTCGACGGCATTTCGAATCAGGTTGAAAAAGACCTGTTTCAATTGGTCTTCATCGGCGTCAATGAGCGGCAGGCTGGGGTCGTAAACCTCCTCAAGCCGGATGCGCTTTTGGCCGACGGACTCCCGTTCGAGCAAAATAATATCGTTTAAAACTTTATGGATATTGATTTCATTTTTGTTCAGCTCCCTGGGGCGGGTGAAATCCATCATCCGTTCGATCAACCGGTTGATTCGGTCCACCTCGGAGATGACCACGTCGAGGTATTCCTGTTGCTCCGGGTTTTCCAATTCCTGCCTGAGCAATTGCGCCGAAGCTCGGATTCCTCCCAGCGGATTTCTAATTTCGTGGGCCATTCCCAACGCCAGGGATTCTATATTGGTGAGGTGATCGAGATTGCGGGAAAACTGCTCCAGTTCCTTTAACAGGCTCATGTCCTTGACCAGAAGGAGAACCCCCTGGACTTGCCCTTTTTCATCGAGAAACGGGGAAAGGGTCAGGTTGACCGGAAAGAATGCAGGACGGTTTTTTTGGAATCCCCGGCATTCCACATCGCGGTAGGAAGCGCCTGTGGTCAAAACCTGTTGAATTTTGTTTTGCATCTCCGGCTGATCCGGAAACAGTTGGGAAAGAGGCTGGCCTTCAAAGGAATCCTTGGACTGGCGGAACATCTCTTCGATGACCGGGTTGCCTTTTTGGATCGTCAAGTCCTGGGAGACTAGAAGAATGCCATCGATGAGTGAGGAGAATATATTCTGAAGCAAACCGGGAGATTTTTCAGGAGGGGCGGCCAAAACTACTTGGGGGTTTTAGTTGTTTTCGCGTTTCGCTTACCTGAATAAGGATTCTTTGCCGCAGGCTTTTTCGCCGTGGCCTTGGGCGCCGGGGGAGCGGCTTCCGGCTTTTTGGGAGCGCTCTCCCCTTCCTTGGCGGCAGGGGCTTCCGGTGCGGCGGGCTTTGCCTGTGTTTGCTCCTTATCCCAACCCTGCTTCCTGGAGTCCGAGGGGTAATCGTTCACGTACCAGCCGGATCCCTTCAGTATGAATCCCGAAGCCGAGACCAGGCGTTGCACTTTGCCATTACATCCATTTTCATTATGCTTTTTCAATGGCTTGGCAGAAATTGGCTGAATCATTTCAAACGTGGTGTTGCATTTTTCACATTCGTATTCATAAATAGGCATTTATTGCGACTCCATGACATCGGCTTTGATCGGCATATTATTATTTAACAGGATAGAATTGAAATGGAGGAAAGGCAAGTTTCCCGGCAGTTTTTTGTGAAAAAAGCCGGATATAAGGAGGTCAAACCTCTGTCAGCCAATGATCAAACTGAGTATTGTCGCCACGGACGATGTCAAAAAACGTTTTTTGAATCCGATCGGTGATTTCCCCTTTTTTCCCCGACCCGATAACCCGGTTATCCACTTCCCGAACCGGAGTGATTTCCGCCGCCGTTCCCGTTAGAAAAATCTCATCCGCGATATACAACTCATCCCGGGTGACATTCCGCTCTTTCACATTGATATTCAAGTCCTTGCAGATCTCTAAAACTGCATCCCGGGTGATCCCGTCCAGATTCGAGCAGGAGAGGGAAGGGGTGCTGAGCGTTCCTTTATGAAGCAGGAAGATATTTTCGCCCGAGCCCTCAGAGACGAATCCATGAGGATCGAGAAGAATTCCTTCATCGTACCCATCTTGCACCGCTTCCGCCTTGGCCATGATTGAATTGATATAAAAGCCCGTGGCCTTGGCCTTGGTCATGGAGATATTGACGTGATGCCGGGTGAACGAGGAGACGCGCACCCGAATTCCCTTGTTGAGCCCGTCTTCGCCGAGGTACGTGCCCCAGGGCCATGCCGCTATGGCGACCCGCACATCGACCCCCCTTGGGTTCAGTCCCATTTTATTGTCTCCCAGAAAGACAATAGGACGGATATAGCATTCCTCCAGCCGGTTTTCGCGCACCACCTGGACAGTCGCATTAAAAATCTTATCCTTAGTAAAAGGAATTTCGATCCCCAAAATGGCTGCGGAATCGAACAGGCGGTCTACATGTTCCTGAAGCCGGAAAATGATCGATGCTTTTTTATTTGTTTGGTAACAGCGGATGCCCTCAAAGACCCCATAGCCGTAATGTAATGTGTGTGTTAGAATATGCACATTGGCTTCGTGCCAGGGAACCAGTTTTCCATCCATCCAGATTTTTTCAGATTTTTCCAAGTCAAACCTCAAATGATGCGGTGAACAAGCTAAAGTAAGATATTATTGGCCCTTCTCGATAAAATCAAGGCAAATAAATTCATTGACATGGTAATATAGGTTTGCTAGTTTTCTGCTTCCATTACGGGCCGCTAGCTCAGTTGGTAGAGCACTTGACTTTTAATCAAGTGGTCGAAGGTTCGATCCCTTCGCGGCTCACTTTTCTTTTTTCCGACCAAGGATATCAGAGCGTCCCCATCGTCTAGCCTGGCCCAGGACACCGGCCTTTCACGCCGGCGACGCGGGTTCGAATCCCGCTGGGGACGCCAATTTCCGCTCGATCTCCTCGTGAGTGACCGTACGTGGGGTTTTCGCCCGCCATCCATTCGAAAGCAAGTCGCATACTTTAAGGTAGGTTCAGATTGGGGAAACCCAATTCCATTAAATGCCGTCCAAGGCATTTTCCGTGGATTCATAAATTTCAAAAACAGGCAATAGTTTGGCTATGCTGAACACATCCCTGACCATAGAACTCAGACCGGTCAGTCGGAATTTAGTGTGGTTATGGTGACTCCATTGCAATCCCTCCACCAGTATGGCGAGACCAAAACTATTGATGAAGGTTACCTTGGAAAGGTCCACGATTATTCCTCTGGGATTATTTTTGAATAAATCGGTTAAATAGGACTGAACCTGGGTCGACCCATTCATATCGATATCTCCCTGGATCCTGACGGCTACCGCTCTGTCGCTGGCTTGGGTAAAATGGATGGAAGTTTTCATTTTTAGTTCCCCCCTTGAATTCGGTTCATCGACTTCGTTGTTTCGCTTGGGTTGGTTTTTCACGAGTGATGCTCCTTTAAAGAAGCTGGGGTCCCGCTCCCCATATGTTCTTTTGTAATTGCATCCGTCGTGCCAAAGCCCAATAAGAAAATAAACGCTTTAAAACCAGGTGGTTACTTGGAAGGGGCAGAAATTCGATTGAGACGAAGGTGATGACCATGCATGAACCATGCATGGTAAACCAGGGAAACTCACTCTCCATGCATTACCAGGAATGGAAGCCAGTCAGTTCAATACAATCAATGGAGCTGAAAGATTTGGGCGGGATTTATGGAGTAAGAAATTCAGGGGTGTCCAATGCGGCGCTTTAAAACAACCTCCTGTGGCTGAATTCATTTAACGGGAGGGTTTTAAAAGGAGGTAAAGGTTGTAATCCATCAAGCCGATTGCCTCGAACGTTATTTCAGGACAACCGGCATGATAACAATTTGCTCCTTTTCAGTTTCCCAGGTCAATAGTGGTCTTGTTATTTGATCCGCTTTGGCGAATTTGGGCCGAGTTATTTTTTCCCCTCTGGACGATGCTCCCCTTGTTATTGTTTCCCTGTTGATCAATGCTTCCTTTGTTGTTCTTGCCATCCTGAAGAAGTTGAAGCTGGTTGTCCTCCCCGGACTGGGTCAGATTTTTTTCGTTGTTTTCCCCCATCTGGATGACGACCCGGGAATTGTTTTGGTCATCGGTGATGATCTGCTCCTGAGGTTCCCTGGCGTTGTCCATAGGTTCCGCATTGCCATCCATATCCTTCTGTGCCCCTTCCTGCTGGGAGAGAAGAAATTCCTTTCTTTTTTTCTTCATTTCCGTTTCCATCTCTTCTCGTCGCATTTCAAATTCTTTTCTCATTCGTTGCCTCCGCAGTTCCAGTTCTTTTTTCCGGGCAATAATCTCACGGCTTCTAATAGACCTTTTTCCTGAAATCTGAGCTGAGTGGAAATTCGATCTGTTGAAAGACGGAATGCCGTCAATAGAATTTTTCTGTTCAAAAAACGACTTCCGTGGGTAAAGCGCATTGATCTGCTGCTCATAACTTTCCTGGTAAACGCCCGGTTTGCTGTCCTTTGGAAGTTCCGCCGGATCCACGAAAAGGAGGGTCTGCCCGGAGGCGCCTGATGGAAGAATCATTGCCAGAGAAATAAGGGCTGCCCGCGCCCAGTAGGGGTTTTTGTTTTTTAGGCTTTTGTTTTTTGTGCAGATTTTATTCATATCTTGCATGGCCGGTTCCTTCAATAAATAAGTTGTTGGTTTGAGACCATAATGTTCTTTAATTTTTTGCCATCTGTATGGCAGAGGATGGGTCTGCGACTGAAGCCAATCCCTTCTTTTTCCTTTCGATCAATATATAGCCTTTTTTAATGACCTGGCCATTGGATGCGAAAGCCTTCGAATACTTTTCCTCAGGAGAGGAAACCACGACCGTGCCTACCTTTTTTTTAAGCGAGCCGAGTTTTTCCCCTGTATCCGGGTCGATCAGTTCTGTGCCAGGGGCGTAAACATCAAACATGTCGCCCCCGAAGACGTTGTTTCGGCTGCCGATGTTGGTATACAGAGAATCACCGCTGACTTTGATGATTTTCCCTTCGAAGGGAATCTGGTTGAGGTTGTTCGCGATCACTCGCACGGCTTTGTCGATAACCATTTGAACGGATTTGCTGAGAGCCGTGTTTTCAAATTTTTCTGCGTCGAATCCGAAACCCATGTAGGAAACGCCGACCTTGTATCCCGTTCCTTTGGATTTTCCTTCCAGCCTTACAGAATCGATCACCTCCCCCGATGTGGTGTCGATGATTCGTAAAATCAACCCGACGTGAGCCGTGGCTGATTCCCCGCCCAAGGAAAATCCATTGTAACTTAAGCCCACACCGCCTCCTGACTCCTCCAGTTGAAACTCTGTAATGGCGCCTTTGATCATGATCTGGGCCGGAACCACACTTCCGGTTTTGGCAACCTTAGAGGCCCTGGCTCGTCCGCTTCGGGCGAAATCCTGCTCGTAAAGGACGTCTGAAATCGAAGCTCGTTCTAAAACAACGAAATTCGCACTTTCAACCAGGGCGTTGGTGAGTTGATCGGCCATGCCCGACCCCAGATTGATCTGCCCCGCCGCCGTCGTGCGATTTTCAAATCGGGCCACCGCGATGGTCTTTCTAAACTGTGCTTTAGGAATTTGTTGCAGGTTATTTTTTTTGATGGCAACGGGAGCGCCTGCCCTGCCGGGTGTGCGTTTAACAGGGGTTGGCTCGGCAGTTTTTAAAGGATTTCCTTCATATCCAGATGTTTCCCAGGATTCATAATTGCTTGCCTGAGCATTTTGCCGGGTGGCTATTGAGTGATTCGCCTTGTTGTCAATTCTTGAGGTTCTCGATGGGCCCGATTCATCTGTGGAATATCCGTCAAATCCGGACGTTTCCCAAGACTCATAAGCATTGACCTCAGCACCACCTGCAAAAAGAGCGAGAGCTGCAATCAGGACGATGGATTGGAGATTGGGTGCATTTTTCATTGGGTGTTCCCTCCCTGCTTTCATGAATGACCACTGATTTAGAAGAAGACTCGTTAAGTGTTCTCCGTTTAATAAAGCAGGAGACGTGCCAAATTTTGAGTGAGCTCGTCTTAGATTGTTAAACCATTAAATTACAAGTAAATTAAAGTTTCTTACGGATTTTCCTTATCAGTAGATGGTCTTATCCATGCATGGGGATTGCATGGATCAGGGGTTGAAAGAAAGAACCATGCAGAACCCATCACTGACTGAAAATATTTTTTCCCCATGGTTGGTATTATTTCTGAATATCCACCAGGGCGCTGTTGCCGGAACCTTCCTGGATCACGGTAACGTTACTTTTT
This genomic interval carries:
- the gnfM gene encoding acetoacetate metabolism regulatory protein AtoC, producing MIKYAIMDKPYKILIVDDEENIRWVFKKALEKRDFQVDTVPSGEQALDKIQNNDYLVVFTDIFMEGLTGLELLERVKETKQDLRVVVMTAQDTMNNTIEAMRKGATDYISKPFDFDEIYALVDKAVISESIQAPPATLPEKETADFTVDAIIGKSKKMQPVFKAIGQLAETDLPVLITGESGTGKEMVARALHYYSKRNKRPFICINCAAISRELLESELFGHEKGAFTGAGELKHGKFELANNGTLFLDEIGDMELSLQAKILRALQDHEFYRVGGKEPVRVDVRILAATNQDLEALMERKGFREDLYHRLNVTHIHMPPLRERLEDVPLLANHFLTKFSSSLARGKVYLSPETERLIAGYSWRGNIRELENVIKRAVVLALSGPILPDHLPDHLANEQKETASANDLWGEKLNQLILDYLSENQWKEKDNLHDRLVQSMEKHLFEILLDHYSGKQVPTAKALGINRNTLKRKIDALKIQVKKKNDPQAI
- the gnfL gene encoding PAS domain-containing sensor histidine kinase, which encodes MAAPPEKSPGLLQNIFSSLIDGILLVSQDLTIQKGNPVIEEMFRQSKDSFEGQPLSQLFPDQPEMQNKIQQVLTTGASYRDVECRGFQKNRPAFFPVNLTLSPFLDEKGQVQGVLLLVKDMSLLKELEQFSRNLDHLTNIESLALGMAHEIRNPLGGIRASAQLLRQELENPEQQEYLDVVISEVDRINRLIERMMDFTRPRELNKNEINIHKVLNDIILLERESVGQKRIRLEEVYDPSLPLIDADEDQLKQVFFNLIRNAVEASSEKGKIQLITRVSTGYAIKPSPDATPGQSIVVEIIDSGTGINETAMKNLFTPLFTTKNKGSGLGLPISLKIVENHGGKIKITTEEGLGTTVQVFLPVRQR
- a CDS encoding putative anti-sigma factor antagonist encodes the protein MKNQPKRNNEVDEPNSRGELKMKTSIHFTQASDRAVAVRIQGDIDMNGSTQVQSYLTDLFKNNPRGIIVDLSKVTFINSFGLAILVEGLQWSHHNHTKFRLTGLSSMVRDVFSIAKLLPVFEIYESTENALDGI
- the ilvE_1 gene encoding branched chain amino acid aminotransferase, whose amino-acid sequence is MEKSEKIWMDGKLVPWHEANVHILTHTLHYGYGVFEGIRCYQTNKKASIIFRLQEHVDRLFDSAAILGIEIPFTKDKIFNATVQVVRENRLEECYIRPIVFLGDNKMGLNPRGVDVRVAIAAWPWGTYLGEDGLNKGIRVRVSSFTRHHVNISMTKAKATGFYINSIMAKAEAVQDGYDEGILLDPHGFVSEGSGENIFLLHKGTLSTPSLSCSNLDGITRDAVLEICKDLNINVKERNVTRDELYIADEIFLTGTAAEITPVREVDNRVIGSGKKGEITDRIQKTFFDIVRGDNTQFDHWLTEV